The Humulus lupulus chromosome 4, drHumLupu1.1, whole genome shotgun sequence genome has a window encoding:
- the LOC133829732 gene encoding phenylacetaldehyde reductase-like isoform X3 has protein sequence MLIKALNKHITEREQRMSGAGKVVCVTGASGYIASWLVKVLLQSGYIVKATVSNLSDSKKTDHLLALDGAKERLHLFEANLMDEGSFDSAVSGCDGVFHTASPSFLSAPHPHAEIIEPAVKGTLNVLRSCAKVPSVKRVVITSSMASVVFNGTQCTPDVVVDETWFSDPAVCESMKLYYPLSKTLAEEAAWKFAKENMIDLVTIHPAVVLGPLLPPIINGSVELVIQLLKGNQMFPNEVFGYVDIRDVANAHIQ, from the exons ATGTTAATTAAGGCTCTGAATAAACACATTACAGAGAGAGAGCAGAGGATGAGTGGAGCAGGAAAAGTGGTGTGTGTTACAGGAGCTTCAGGTTACATAGCTTCATGGCTAGTGAAGGTCTTACTACAAAGTGGATATATTGTCAAAGCCACTGTCAGTAATCTAA GTGATTCAAAGAAAACAGACCACTTACTTGCACTAGATGGAGCTAAAGAAAGACTTCATTTATTTGAAGCAAATTTAATGGATGAAGGCTCTTTTGATTCTGCTGTCAGTGGATGTGATGGTGTTTTTCACACAGCCTCTCCTTCATTTCTCTCAGCTCCACACCCTCAT GCAGAAATAATAGAGCCGGCAGTGAAGGGAACACTAAATGTTCTGAGGTCATGTGCTAAAGTTCCATCTGTAAAAAGAGTGGTTATAACATCTTCCATGGCTTCAGTTGTATTCAATGGAACACAATGCACCCCTGATGTGGTTGTTGACGAGACATGGTTTTCTGATCCTGCTGTTTGCGAGAGTATGAAG CTTTATTATCCACTTTCGAAAACTCTAGCTGAGGAGGCTGCTTGGAAATTTGCAAAAGAAAATATGATCGATTTGGTCACTATTCATCCAGCTGTAGTACTTGGTCCTCTCTTGCCACCAATTATTAATGGTAGTGTGGAGCTGGTTATTCAACTTTTAAAGG GGAATCAAATGTTTCCAAATGAAGTTTTTGGATATGTTGATATCAGAGATGTTGCAAATGCACACATTCAATGA
- the LOC133829732 gene encoding putative pentatricopeptide repeat-containing protein At5g37570 isoform X2 produces MPVIRPYPNFLLPINLPYLFLSIPALIKACKTPTHLQLVHAHIVRRGLEQDHSLISLFIGLSQALSILSYSASVFDRVFSPNTFLWNVFIKGYCQKSCSAETVSVFIRMKREEAVPDRYTYPSVIKACASEGKIREGRTLHGSVLRCGVECDAFVSTSLIYLYGKCKEIGCARKLFYYMFERNVVTWMAMVVGYVIAGDLGEARKLFDEMPQRNVASWNAIIGGFLKLGDLGSARKIFEEMPEKNVVSFTTLIDGYAKSDDMASARVLFDQAPYRDIVAWSALISGYAHNGQARVVVNIFIEMDSCNVKPDEFIMGLSIHGSGEQVVSLFHMMLNDGLIPDEVAFSVILTACSRSGLVEDGRRLFHLMKNEYSIAPSQDHYACMVDLLSRSRRLKEAYELLSSMPMEPTSASWGALLGTCMLHCDVELGELVASRLIELEPQNAGNYVLLSNIYAATDRWLDVSLVRSKMREKSVKKIPGRSWIRSHG; encoded by the exons ATGCCTGTTATCCGCCCATACCCAAACTTTCTATTACCCATTAACCTCCCCTACTTGTTCCTCTCCATCCCAGCTCTTATCAAGGCCTGTAAAACTCCAACCCATCTTCAACTAGTCCACGCCCATATCGTCCGAAGAGGTTTAGAGCAAGACCACTCTCTCATATCTCTGTTCATTGGCCTCTCTCAGGCTCTATCCATTCTCTCTTACTCTGCCAGCGTTTTCGACCGTGTTTTCTCCCCCAACACTTTTCTATGGAATGTTTTCATTAAAGGGTACTGCCAGAAGTCCTGCTCTGCTGAAACAGTTTCGGTTTTTATTCGCATGAAGAGAGAGGAGGCTGTTCCTGATAGATATACTTACCCTTCGGTGATCAAGGCGTGTGCAAGTGAGGGAAAGATTAGAGAAGGAAGGACCTTGCATGGGTCGGTGTTGAGGTGTGGGGTTGAGTGTGATGCGTTTGTGAGTACGAGTTTGATTTACTTGTATGGGAAATGCAAAGAGATTGGTTGTGCCCGTAAGCTGTTCTATTATATGTTTGAGAGAAATGTGGTTACTTGGATGGCCATGGTTGTTGGGTATGTTATTGCTGGAGACTTGGGGGAGGCAAGGAAGCTGTTTGATGAGATGCCTCAGAGAAACGTTGCTTCATGGAATGCCATAATTGGAGGGTTTTTGAAATTGGGTGACTTGGGTAGTGCTAGGAAGATATTCGAAGAGATGCCCGAGAAGAATGTGGTTTCTTTTACGACTTTGATTGATGGGTATGCAAAATCAGATGACATGGCTTCTGCAAGGGTTTTGTTTGACCAAGCTCCTTATAGAGATATAGTTGCATGGTCGGCATTGATATCTGGGTATGCTCATAATGGTCAGGCCAGAGTGGTTGTGAACATTTTTATTGAAATGGACTCCTGTAATGTTAAACCAGATGAGTTTATAATG GGGCTATCTATACATGGTTCTGGGGAACAGGTCGTTTCCCTTTTCCATATGATGCTAAATGACGGTTTGATTCCTGATGAGGTGGCTTTTTCAGTTATCCTGACAGCTTGTAGCCGATCTGGGCTGGTCGAGGATGGTAGGCGATTATTTCATTTAATGAAAAATGAGTACTCCATTGCTCCTTCGCAAGATCATTATGCTTGTATGGTTGATCTTCTCAGCCGTTCAAGAAGGCTGAAAGAAGCTTATGAACTTTTGAGTTCAATGCCCATGGAACCCACTTCTGCTTCATGGGGCGCACTACTTGGGACATGTATGCTACATTGCGATGTGGAGCTGGGTGAGTTAGTTGCCAGTCGGTTGATTGAGCTTGAACCTCAAAATGCTGGTAATTATGTGCTGCTTTCAAATATCTACGCTGCCACCGATCGCTGGTTGGATGTTTCACTTGTGAGGAGCAAAATGAGAGAGAAATCTGTTAAAAAAATACCTGGTCGCAGTTGGATTAGATCACATGGCTAA
- the LOC133829732 gene encoding putative pentatricopeptide repeat-containing protein At5g37570 isoform X1 has protein sequence MPVIRPYPNFLLPINLPYLFLSIPALIKACKTPTHLQLVHAHIVRRGLEQDHSLISLFIGLSQALSILSYSASVFDRVFSPNTFLWNVFIKGYCQKSCSAETVSVFIRMKREEAVPDRYTYPSVIKACASEGKIREGRTLHGSVLRCGVECDAFVSTSLIYLYGKCKEIGCARKLFYYMFERNVVTWMAMVVGYVIAGDLGEARKLFDEMPQRNVASWNAIIGGFLKLGDLGSARKIFEEMPEKNVVSFTTLIDGYAKSDDMASARVLFDQAPYRDIVAWSALISGYAHNGQARVVVNIFIEMDSCNVKPDEFIMVSLMSACSQEGCLELAKWVDNYVAQSSIDLGRAHVLVALVDMNAKCGNIERAKNLFEQMPKHDLISYCSLMQGLSIHGSGEQVVSLFHMMLNDGLIPDEVAFSVILTACSRSGLVEDGRRLFHLMKNEYSIAPSQDHYACMVDLLSRSRRLKEAYELLSSMPMEPTSASWGALLGTCMLHCDVELGELVASRLIELEPQNAGNYVLLSNIYAATDRWLDVSLVRSKMREKSVKKIPGRSWIRSHG, from the coding sequence ATGCCTGTTATCCGCCCATACCCAAACTTTCTATTACCCATTAACCTCCCCTACTTGTTCCTCTCCATCCCAGCTCTTATCAAGGCCTGTAAAACTCCAACCCATCTTCAACTAGTCCACGCCCATATCGTCCGAAGAGGTTTAGAGCAAGACCACTCTCTCATATCTCTGTTCATTGGCCTCTCTCAGGCTCTATCCATTCTCTCTTACTCTGCCAGCGTTTTCGACCGTGTTTTCTCCCCCAACACTTTTCTATGGAATGTTTTCATTAAAGGGTACTGCCAGAAGTCCTGCTCTGCTGAAACAGTTTCGGTTTTTATTCGCATGAAGAGAGAGGAGGCTGTTCCTGATAGATATACTTACCCTTCGGTGATCAAGGCGTGTGCAAGTGAGGGAAAGATTAGAGAAGGAAGGACCTTGCATGGGTCGGTGTTGAGGTGTGGGGTTGAGTGTGATGCGTTTGTGAGTACGAGTTTGATTTACTTGTATGGGAAATGCAAAGAGATTGGTTGTGCCCGTAAGCTGTTCTATTATATGTTTGAGAGAAATGTGGTTACTTGGATGGCCATGGTTGTTGGGTATGTTATTGCTGGAGACTTGGGGGAGGCAAGGAAGCTGTTTGATGAGATGCCTCAGAGAAACGTTGCTTCATGGAATGCCATAATTGGAGGGTTTTTGAAATTGGGTGACTTGGGTAGTGCTAGGAAGATATTCGAAGAGATGCCCGAGAAGAATGTGGTTTCTTTTACGACTTTGATTGATGGGTATGCAAAATCAGATGACATGGCTTCTGCAAGGGTTTTGTTTGACCAAGCTCCTTATAGAGATATAGTTGCATGGTCGGCATTGATATCTGGGTATGCTCATAATGGTCAGGCCAGAGTGGTTGTGAACATTTTTATTGAAATGGACTCCTGTAATGTTAAACCAGATGAGTTTATAATGGTGAGTTTGATGTCAGCTTGTTCTCAGGAGGGATGTTTGGAGTTGGCCAAATGGGTTGATAATTATGTTGCTCAAAGTTCAATTGATCTAGGTCGAGCTCATGTTCTTGTAGCTCTTGTTGACATGAATGCTAAGTGTGGGAACATAGAGAGAGCAAAAAACTTGTTTGAACAGATGCCTAAGCACGACTTGATCTCATATTGTTCATTGATGCAGGGGCTATCTATACATGGTTCTGGGGAACAGGTCGTTTCCCTTTTCCATATGATGCTAAATGACGGTTTGATTCCTGATGAGGTGGCTTTTTCAGTTATCCTGACAGCTTGTAGCCGATCTGGGCTGGTCGAGGATGGTAGGCGATTATTTCATTTAATGAAAAATGAGTACTCCATTGCTCCTTCGCAAGATCATTATGCTTGTATGGTTGATCTTCTCAGCCGTTCAAGAAGGCTGAAAGAAGCTTATGAACTTTTGAGTTCAATGCCCATGGAACCCACTTCTGCTTCATGGGGCGCACTACTTGGGACATGTATGCTACATTGCGATGTGGAGCTGGGTGAGTTAGTTGCCAGTCGGTTGATTGAGCTTGAACCTCAAAATGCTGGTAATTATGTGCTGCTTTCAAATATCTACGCTGCCACCGATCGCTGGTTGGATGTTTCACTTGTGAGGAGCAAAATGAGAGAGAAATCTGTTAAAAAAATACCTGGTCGCAGTTGGATTAGATCACATGGCTAA